One Beggiatoa leptomitoformis DNA segment encodes these proteins:
- a CDS encoding agmatine deiminase family protein: protein MTTPKKEGFFMPAEWHPHSRCWMAYPYRASVWEDFAIARQAYAQIAQAIARFEPVTMLTPPELLAEARQVCGANVDVEPMLLDDSWTRDMAPTFVIHPDGSVAGVDWEFNAWGGKHLPCDRDALVAETLLAQSNIRRFAAPFILEGGSIHVDGEGTVLTTEECLLNPNRNPQLSKAEIESLLCDYLGVTKVIWLEKGLKDDETDGHIDEIACFVRPGVVLAITTNDPNDENYAILQANLRKLRSETDAQGRPLEVIEIEQPSPQYYKGIRLTLSYINFYIANGGIVMAAFNDAKYDALAFDVISKAFPMHQVVQVPALEIFKGGGGIHCITQQQPKP from the coding sequence CATATCCTTATCGCGCTAGTGTGTGGGAAGATTTTGCTATTGCACGACAAGCTTATGCTCAAATTGCCCAAGCAATTGCTCGTTTTGAACCTGTTACTATGTTGACTCCTCCAGAATTATTGGCTGAGGCGCGTCAAGTGTGTGGTGCAAATGTTGATGTTGAACCCATGCTATTAGACGATTCATGGACACGTGACATGGCACCCACATTTGTTATTCATCCTGATGGTAGCGTGGCAGGGGTTGATTGGGAGTTTAACGCATGGGGTGGAAAACATCTGCCGTGTGATAGGGATGCTTTGGTTGCAGAGACATTATTAGCCCAATCAAATATTCGTCGTTTTGCAGCCCCGTTTATTTTAGAAGGCGGTTCTATTCATGTGGATGGTGAAGGGACGGTTTTAACAACGGAAGAATGTTTATTAAATCCTAATCGTAATCCTCAATTAAGCAAGGCAGAAATTGAGTCGTTATTGTGTGATTATTTGGGTGTAACCAAAGTTATTTGGTTAGAAAAAGGCTTGAAAGATGATGAAACAGATGGGCATATTGATGAAATCGCCTGCTTTGTGCGTCCCGGTGTTGTTTTAGCGATTACGACTAATGACCCCAATGATGAAAATTATGCCATTTTACAGGCGAATTTGCGTAAATTACGCAGTGAAACAGATGCGCAGGGTCGTCCCTTAGAAGTTATAGAGATTGAACAACCGAGTCCTCAATATTACAAGGGAATTCGCTTAACCTTGTCATACATCAATTTTTATATTGCTAATGGCGGTATTGTGATGGCGGCATTTAATGACGCAAAATATGACGCGCTCGCCTTTGATGTTATTAGTAAAGCCTTTCCGATGCATCAAGTTGTACAAGTACCCGCCTTAGAAATTTTTAAAGGTGGCGGTGGAATTCACTGCATTACACAACAACAACCAAAACCCTAG
- a CDS encoding retropepsin-like aspartic protease family protein, whose translation MKYSYYIFCLFVFSHSIQPCVAESADTLATSSAPPLAISVIGLMPNKAILFIAGQQRSLKVGQTSPEGVTLISADSEQAILEVNGQQAAYGVGGYMFAVVESVAATEQIVRIPPDSQGMYKTIGQINGITVNFLIDTGANTIAINSVLAQRLGLKYLDPAVEPSSATTASGVVRSYPIELKRVQLGGIVVENLQASVIEGKYPVDVLLGTNFLNKLKLEHAGSFLELRQQ comes from the coding sequence ATGAAATATAGTTATTATATTTTTTGCCTGTTTGTATTCAGTCATAGTATTCAACCGTGTGTTGCTGAATCAGCGGATACATTGGCTACATCTTCTGCACCACCACTGGCAATTAGTGTTATTGGTTTAATGCCGAATAAGGCTATTTTGTTTATTGCAGGACAACAGCGTTCATTAAAGGTAGGACAAACCAGTCCTGAAGGGGTGACGTTAATCAGTGCCGATAGTGAACAAGCAATATTGGAAGTGAACGGACAACAAGCCGCGTATGGCGTGGGTGGATATATGTTTGCGGTTGTTGAATCTGTCGCAGCGACTGAGCAAATTGTCCGTATTCCACCAGATTCACAGGGGATGTATAAAACCATTGGGCAAATCAACGGTATCACGGTCAATTTTTTAATTGATACGGGGGCAAATACGATAGCAATCAATTCTGTATTAGCACAACGTTTAGGATTGAAGTATCTTGATCCAGCCGTAGAACCCTCTTCTGCAACCACCGCGTCGGGAGTAGTTCGCTCTTATCCCATTGAGTTAAAAAGGGTACAATTAGGTGGTATTGTAGTAGAAAATCTACAAGCCAGTGTCATTGAAGGAAAATATCCTGTGGATGTTTTATTAGGAACTAATTTTCTTAATAAATTAAAGTTAGAACATGCAGGCAGTTTTTTAGAATTACGCCAGCAATAA